The Pieris napi chromosome 11, ilPieNapi1.2, whole genome shotgun sequence DNA segment AACGATGaaactgttcttttcagaacaCACGACCGTATCTATTCTGATCTGTTCGTGTCAGAACACATCACTGTATCATTACGACACCGTATTTAATCACCTACAGGTTTATACCCGTATAAATATATCTTCTTTATTTACGAAACATTAATCACGCATACTTCGCACAATAATCTGATCTGAATATCAATGATTATTGTCACTAAACCAAATACGGTCTAATCTAATAaaccttaataataaaagtagtcTATCAAATTGACTTTAAAGCATGTACTCGGAATTAGTCTATCTTATTGACTTTAAGAACGTTTTGGCCTATCATATTGACCTTAACGCCATTATCTTAGTCTATCTTATTGACTTTAAGAATGTTTTGGCCTATCATATTGACCTTAACACCATTCTCTTAGTCTATCTTATTGACTTTAAGAACGTTTTGGCCTGTCATATTGACCTTAACACCATTCTCTTAGTCTATCTTATTGACTTTAAGAATGTTTTGGCCTATCATATTGACCTTAACACCATTATCTTAGTCTATCTTATTGACTTTAAGAACGTTTTGGCCTATCATATTGACCTTAACACCATATCTTAGTCTATCTTATTGACTTTAAGAATGTTTTGGCCTGTCATATTGACCTTAACACCATTCTCTTAGTCTATCTTATTGACTTTAAGAACGTTTTGGCCTGTCATATTGACCTTACAAAACATCGATCTTTCATATTGATCTAACCATTGTCATCTACTAATCGTCAAGACCTTTCACATTGGCCGTGATAGCAAAACATGGGTCTCTCAAATTGACCTCACAAAACATCGATATTTCATATTGATCTAACCATTGCTATCTACTAATCGTCAAGACCTTTCATATTGGCCGTGATAGCAAAACATGGGTCTCTCAAATTGACCTCACACAACATCGATCTTTCATATTGATCTAACCATTGTAACTGTAACTAGAAATTTCTCTTTCACACGCGTTCCTTCCTTACATACCATGTTTCCTTATGTCGATTATATTTTCagcaaaatttattgttaataatcaGTATTAATTGGTTATTCCAGTACATTAAATCCGATACAGTTTAAAGCTTATGAAGAACTCTTAGTACCAATTATACAAAAACGAGGCAACAAAGTCCCGCGTTTTGAAGATGTGTTGTATAATGGATCACTGATTCTTAGTAACTCTCATTATTCAGTGGGGAGATCTCTTAGGTTGCCTCAAAATGTAATTCCAATTGGAGGATATCATATCAGTCGTGAAGTCAAACCGCTACCAGATGTAAGCATTATTTTGTTACCTAATTGTATCTACTAACAGTTACAGTTCATAAAGACCTTTCTTTTTGAATTATAAGcataaaaatctataataatatctttacAGGATTTGAAGAAACTTTTAGACAATGCGAAAAATGGATTAATTTACTTCAGTATGGGAAGTAACTTGAAGAGTAGGCTAATGCCGGAGGAGCTGAAGAAAAGCCTACTTAAGATGTTTGGCACATTAAAGTATACAGTATTATGGAAATTTGAGGAAAACCTTCCTGGAACTCCAAGTAATGTGCACATCGTACAGTGGGCTCCACAACAGAGTATTTTAGgtgagataaataaaatattctgtaAACAGAGTATGTTTTACTATTCattgttaatttaagtatttcgTACCGAAACCGAACTCATTTAACTCCGACTGCGGATTGTCCGACCAACGGCTCGCCcttgttattttttagatgTGCGTAACTAAATTCGCATGTTAATTTTATCACAATATCATTGATCCGTATCAGATTTCTAAAAGTCAACGATTGCCAGGCATAGAAGGCAGATCAGGCACCTGATGAAGTAAATTATActgaaatctaaggcccataagaaatgtagcgccactggatggatatgttcataaaaaatattatatttattaagctatGTTAAAGTATTCAAAATTACAAGATATTGTATGAGCATGTAAAGTCTCATGGGTGCCCAGGTGGaatgtttgtttgtttaatttaagaatgtttttttgttGCTAAGATATTACTTTTGGTATCATCTTACTttttaggtgatcagccttcattATCTCCCAACCCAAAAACAATTGGAAATTTCTCGAAATCAAATTATCGTTTTCGATTAAGACTTATGTTACCCAAGTATGGGTAATTTACTCGATACTTCACATGTATATAAGCTATATTTTCAGCTCATCCAAACTGCATTCTCTTCGTAACTCATGGTGGCCTTCTGTCAACAACTGAGACAATTCACTTTGGAAAACCCATCGTAGCAATTCCAGTTTTCGCGGATCAATTTAACAATGCGAATAATGCAGTTAGGAAAGGATTTGGCATAAAAGTAGATTTGTCTTACACTATGGctgataatttaaaagtagcTATAGAAGGCGTTCTCCAGAATCCTAAGTAAGTATCACTATAGCCATTTgctatgaaaaaaatatcgttTTTCAGAGTAGTGTCTGATTAAAATACACCTCATTTTTGGTACGAAAATTTTCAATGGTACGCCTAAGTTAGGAAAGAAGTTATCGCATTTTCAACACATTCTTTCTTGAGTTAGTACACAGCGCGAAGTGATCATTAAAATTTGAAGGTTTGTTTTAGGTTCATTAAAAATGTGATATTGTGATCAGTATGGATCAAACTTTTCAGTCGACAATCTTAATTAGTCTTAGATTTCCAGAAATAATGTaacgatttttataaaatactattttttttaagatatgcAGCGAGAGCCAAAGAGCTTTCAATGATTTATCATGATAGACCGGTAACACCAGACAAGGAAATGGTGCACTGGGTCGAACACGTTGTCAAAACTCGTGGTGCCCCTCACTTGAGATCACCAGCATTGGACCTACTTTGGTaccaaaaattgtatttagatCTCTTTGGTCTTTTAATCATACTTAAGGTGTTgttgtattatatttgtaaaaaaattgttggtCTTTTTTTGAAAGACAAAACTAAAGTTAGTAAGAAGAAGAGACAATGATTtgtttgtgatattttattaaaaatgtataaattgtggaacctgattctttttttaaaccgattcttaatattcattttagAAATGGAATgtcatttataaacaaaatcataCCACGTTATTCCGTTTGTGCTTTGTAAAGTAACATTTTCTTACTAGacttttgttaataaatttaatttagaatcCTTTAAGTTAGCAGTTTTGTACCCTGAATGCAacaaagtattattaaatataatgtacatgtatataaagtacctttatttataaaacatcattaaaataaaaataaattattttttaatgaatgtgtttgtaattaattggTTTTCTTTATCGAGTGATTCCTTAGATAAGTTGATCAGCAATGTCCGCGTGAGGTATCCGATAGCAGGAAATACGACTATAATAGCAGCAAAGAAGTCGGAGTGCGTAAATATGGCGCCCCCCGCATCGTTACCACTTCCTCTATCCAATGAACTAATTCTACGCCTGGGGCTGCCGTGCGAGAGTGGTAGACACGGGACATTTCTTTAGCACGCGCACGATATCTCAAATTCAAAGagttcaaaattaataaatactttgttaAGGCCTACACAGCTCCCCTTCAAGTTAAATGAATTGGTAGTTTGGAATGTTCTTTCGCAACGTTTTTcagctttaaaattaaattatgctCGCCAACTGTTGGTGTATGCCCTGATGTAATATGGTCGGTTAAGTTGCGGGGCTAGACTTCTCCTGCGCTTTCTTCAGTTAATGTCTAGGCAGGTTTGAGCCGGcaattattaatgatagagtggaaaattattttaaatgagcATATTTTATCAAATCAGCTAGGAAGGTTTCGAGATTCATTCAAAGATTACCACTCATTGATTTACCATGTCTTCTTTAAGCGTTTACCAAAGAATCCATAGGTTCATGGCCGGAGTTTAAGATCTGGTTTGAACGCAGAACCTCAAGGTGTCGCTGAACACAATATGCAACGTGTTGTGTGTGAATTGTAATATGTACAGTGTACACGTGATAAGTTATTTTAGGAAAACATGGTTACTACAACTTAGGATAatgctaatttattttttttcgtttttttcTTCATAGCTCTAAGTCAGATAATAAACAacacaaaacacaaatattttgtcaatatACTGTAAATACCAtcagttatttatatttatttgtttaaggaTAATACTATCGATTGTAAGATAACGACTATAATACTGACATACTTACTAAGTTATGAGTgatgtttcatatatttatggtTATTTAGTGTAAACCATTAAATatcgataaatattaaatagattataATAGCTCTTTACAATAAATCTACGATAGAATTAGTATTAAatacgtatttaaataatatagtctAAGAAGTTTACGGATGAAACTGAAACAACCTACGAGTTTTAATCACACAAAACCTCAAGAGTGAAAAAAACTACTGTTTTTGCTGTCCCAAGCTGGAGGCAAGTCTAAATGATTTATGAATCATTGAAAcgtcaaaaatcattaaaaaaaaattagtttatcTTCATTAAGTGCGAAGCTCGGTCATATGGCATGCAGACAAAGATTTGATATCGAACAAGACAGTCGCCATTTGGTGGTGATGtgattcaaataataatcagtgcGACAAGTGTCGGTGATTTAAATTCACAGagttaaaattgaaattaaattttccataatttaaagttttaaaaagttcGGTGACATTAGCTGCTAGAACTATTGAATTAACGACATTGGATTGGACTTAGTTTGCATTGGACCTTGTCTTTACCAAAGGACATCACCGACAACATTCAATACACACATGGTAAAGTAGTGAGccaataagtttatttatatagctaGGTTCCTGCTTAGAtactttaactaaaattacaCATGAGTCATTTTGTTTCTAACGcgtctatatttaaaacaagacCATTTATCCAAATTTATAACAGTGACAGATAAACTAGTagcattgtattttaaataattactagaACGAAGGGATTGATGAAGCCATTAATGACTACTACTACCTACAGTGTGACAAATAATTCACGTATTTCTACTAGTAATTCTATGTATATTTACGTTATATTTGTCTTAGCGTGATGATGATGGATCATAAACATCAGGTCAATATTTCAATAACCTAAAACTCAATTGTTTGGAGCTCACAGAATAGAATTAGGTAAttccttaaaaataattaatggcTTGTGGGAT contains these protein-coding regions:
- the LOC125054119 gene encoding UDP-glucosyltransferase 2-like isoform X2, translated to MWVLTFLLITLSVTCNGYRILVAFAMPSRSHSILGDGIVNTLAKANHEVTYITPFPKNKPLANIREIDISDNLQISEDDVSNIQAIMDKKKDMQNLTDFITTITEVNSKAIQHPNVYKVLTDPKEEFDVIIVEWLFSELLAGLSAVFNCPFIWLSPTDPHSKILKLVDDIANPAYNPDVISSNYPPFSFTQRVKELAFMLFGLGLEHFTLNPIQFKAYEELLVPIIQKRGNKVPRFEDVLYNGSLILSNSHYSVGRSLRLPQNVIPIGGYHISREVKPLPDDLKKLLDNAKNGLIYFSMGSNLKSRLMPEELKKSLLKMFGTLKYTVLWKFEENLPGTPSNVHIVQWAPQQSILAHPNCILFVTHGGLLSTTETIHFGKPIVAIPVFADQFNNANNAVRKGFGIKVDLSYTMADNLKVAIEGVLQNPKYAARAKELSMIYHDRPVTPDKEMVHWVEHVVKTRGAPHLRSPALDLLWYQKLYLDLFGLLIILKVLLYYICKKIVGLFLKDKTKVSKKKRQ